The Argonema galeatum A003/A1 genomic interval TCAGAAGCTTTGTCAAAGTAAGGCTCATTCCAATGAGTTCCTTTCACCAAAGTGATGTGATACCACTCATTGTCTGGTATCTTCTCAGTGTAGTCGTAATAATCTTCAACTTGTACCCGTTCAAGTTTACCCGTTTTTCTTGTATAGTATGGCCCGTAAAGTTTCCGCCGGGGATTATAAGCGAAAGGTGTATAGGCTGCGCCTGCTTCCAAAAAATCAGGGTTTTGCTCTAATTCCTGTTTTGCCCGGTCTAATAGCTGCTCATTTGTCATTTTTCCGTCAGTTAAATCCCTGGCAATCGAATTGGCCGAGTCTTCAAGTTTCCGAAGCCTTTCTTCCACCTGTTTGCTAGCCCGTACAGTTTCGTTTTTAGCATTGTTTTTAAATGCTTCTACTCTTCTGTTTTGTTCTTTCCAGAAAGTGGAAATCTCTGTAAGTACGACTACTAAACTCAAGCCGCAGAGTATTAATGTTATTTTAAATCCCAGGCCCGATCGCGAATTTGTTTTCATTTTTTTCTTTTCAACTCTTCGTTTTTTTTACTTTTTGCCTGGGCTCCTACCTATCCCAGGAGACTCCTCAAGCACTCCTTTCATATTTGAACGCTTTTTTTCAGCTTAGTCAAGACTACCTTATGAACTGTTGCTACTAATTTAGCAACAGATCGTCAATAAAATATAGCAGCAGTTATGATCAGCAATATACCCAGAAGAGTTGGCCAGTAAAGCACCGTCGGGAGCTGGTTATCTTTATACTGGATGAACCAAATATTTTTTTTCTGGTTCAACAGTATGCTATTTACCGCCACAAGTAAGATCAAGAGATAGACGACAAAGTAGAAATACTCAAAATAAATAATTCCGTGTGCAGCAACTTGTCCTCTCAACGCTATCTGGTCAAGGATAACAATAAAGATAAATCCAGCACAAGATCCCACCACCTCCATTCCGTGTTCTCGACTCATCAGCATCATAATAAATAGCAGTATAGCTACTAGGCAGCACCTACTTCCAAAAAATCAGGATTTTGCGCTAATTCCTGCCTCGCCCTCTCTAATAGCTGCCCATCCTTTAATTTTCCCTCAGTCAAATCCCTGGCGATCGCATTAGTTCTGTCTTCGAGTTTCTGAAGCTTTTCGCCTAGCTGCTTGCTAGCTTGTACAATTTCGTGCTTGGCATTGCTTTTAGCTAATTCTATTAGGCGGTTTTGTTCTCGCAATAAGGAGAAAACCTCTATACCGCTCGCCAATAAACTGGCAGCGCACAGTAGTAACGATCCCCTAAATACAAGCTTTGACCAATTAACTTTTTTCATCTGTTTCTCCCAAATCATCCCCGCTCAAAGATTCATTAAGCCTTATCATATATATGACAAGCTTCTCTTCCAACTCATTCTTGATTTTTAGATTCCGCATTTTCCTAAATAACTTGTAATACTTTTCGGTGACAGAGCGATATATTATATAAGTTAGATCAATTTTTAGCAAGGCACTAAATTAATCTTTACTTGAGTTTAGCGGTGAAATAAATCTTTGTTTTTGGTAAAAGAAACACTCATTTGGGGCAATATATAAATATATAGACTGGCTAAGATGGGCAGTACTGGGGTCAATCTATGGACGCTAATGAACTACTCAGACGCTATGCAGCAGGAGAAAGAGATTTTAGTGGAGCCAATTTAATTGGAGCGAACCTGGAAAGAGCCAACCTGGTAGGGGCAAACTTTTCAGGCACATATTTAGCAACGGCTAACCTCAGTCGAGCTTGCCTCACGGGAGCAAATCTCAGTCGGGCTTTCCTGCACCGGGCAGATCTACGTTTTGCCAAAATCAACGAAGCCATCCTCACAGAGGCAGACTTGACAAAAGCCAACCTCAAAGGAGCATACCTAGTCAAGTCGCTGCTTACGGGTACAAGACTTAGCGGAGCCATCCTCTCAGGAGTAAACCTGCGTTTGGCGAATTTGCAAGGCGTCAACCTGTGTGGGGCAGATTTGCGCGGGATTAATTTGCGATCGGCCAACCTGGTGAATGCCAACCTAAATTGGGCAAACCTGAGTGAAGCCAGATTGAGCGGTGCTTTGCTCAGGGGAGCATCACTCAATGGTGTTAACCTGAGTAGGGCGTTGTTGAATGGCGTAAACCTCAATAGTGTAGATCTAGATGGGGTCAACTTGAGCGAGTCAAAACTGAGTGGAGCCAACTTGAGTGGAGCTAACCTTTCAGCCGCCAACCTGAGTAACGCTCAGCTGCGGGTGTCGCTGCTGGCCCGATCGAATCTTCATGCCGCCAACCTTACTGGCGCAACACTCGCTAAGGCAGATTTATGTGAGGCGAATCTAACTAAAGCAGACTTATCATACGCCGATCTCAGCGAAGCCGACTTAACAGGGGCTAAGCTGAATGTAGCAAGATTGTCTGAGGCAGACTTGACTAAGGCGAGTCTGCGGGGAGCTTACCTGTGGGGAGCCAACCTGAATGTGGCACAGCTGCGGGGCGCAGATTTTAGCGGAGCTAGCCTGTGCGGGGCATACATCGAAGGGGCAGACTGGCAGGAGGCAATCCTCAGAGGTGCGACGATGCCGGATGGCACGCTACACGAGTAAGAAAGTCAAAAGTCAAAAGTCAAAAGAAAATTGGTCAGTGGTCAGTGGTCAGTTGTCAGTTGTCAGTTGTCAGTGGTAATTAATTATTTTTTGACTTTTGACTTTTGACTTTTGACTTTTGACTTTTCGAGCCCCTAACCCCTAGCCCCTAGCCCCTAGCGCTGGTGCTGGTGTCGGACAAGTTTTGTTATTAAAATCGCAGGTGTAAATATAGGGTTTCTGCCAGCTTAAAGGGATATCCAGCAAATCCCTCGTACCCGTTAACCCCTGTCCCACAAAGAGTAAGACGGCAAAACTGTTCAAAATGATATGAAGGGTTCGCCAGCGATTCGATTTATCTTGATAAATATCTTGTTGAATGGCTAAGGCGAAAATCATCAGCAGGGCGGCTGTGATGCCGATGTAGTAATGAGACCAATACCATTCATTGGTGCGCCTAAAAACCCCATCTTGGCAACCGAGAATAACTAAACCTGCCCCTGTCAAAGTAGCAAAAATCCCGCGCCACAGCTTCTTCTTGGCCACGTTGAGCAATATCAGCGAAGCGATCGTATCCAAAAACATCAGGGCGATGAAGGCGACTTGCAAAGGTGCTTTACTCCAGATGCGATCGCTCAAAATATGTTCAAAAATCGGATATGCCAGTCCCACCAAAGTCAGCCCCACGACTGAGCCAGTCAGCCAGCGACCCAGTTTAACGTGTTCTAGGCCAACACTAGGCGGGATTTTGCTTTTGTCTTTGCCAGCGGTTTGCAATCTGCGCTGGCGCGTCTGCCATGCAAAATTAACCACCATACCAATTAAGGGGAAGACTACTACGACTGCTAAAGCCGGATGAATAAGAGCCAGAAAATCTTTGAGTTCCATAACACACCCAAGGGCAACAGCTTGTGTTGATTTAATATCATCACGCTTTGCGTGATGATTGTAGCAAAAAGCCGAGCAGCGATGGAGGCGTTACCCACCCAAAGCAGCATAACCGAAAGTGGCGTTGAATCGGCGACACCAGATTGCTACAGAGCGAAAGTTCGTTAGATTAACATTGGCAGGAATAGCATAGCGTTGCATACCGCTCACTTTTTGCAAGCGCCCGATGCTCACATAATCTTGTCTCCTAATTCCCGATATTGGCGGTGCATCAGAACGATGCAAAATTACATATAAATCGGGGCCGTTGTTTGTTTTAAACGTATTACCTAACACTAAGTAGCGTTTACCATTTTCTACGATTATACGGGCTATTCCCTGAGTGGGATGTTCTCCATTCATAAACGTGCCCGATTGTACAGACATCTCTGCCGACCTTTGGGCTAGCGCGATCGAACCCTGATTTGAGCTAACTTCTGTTGCCAAGCCAACGCTTAAAATGACACCTGCACCAAGCATTGCTAGATATTTCAGTTTCATGGCTTTCAAATCCTTAAATAATCATCTATAAACACTCTAAATGTTTGTGCTAGCAACAAAATGAATTTTTACTGAGAAATGAATAGGAAAATACTGATTTATGGCTCAGTAAATCCTTAGAATTCCCTGCGGGGGTGACAACAATCTGTCAACCTCTTACTCCGTGCGGGGTTGACAGATTGTTGTCAAAAAAAGACAGGTCGTGTCTTCTCAAGAAGACCTGCCAATCATGAAAAAATGTATAAACTACCCACATTCTACCAAATCCACTTAAAAGCTGGCCTGAAACGATCTGAATATTTAATTTTTTGGCTCCTAGTGGGAATGATAGAGAATTTCATCCAAATTTCATTTACGCGTGAAACACTGAGTAGTAGTACCACCTGACGCTGTGAAATATTGCTGTCTTTCGTCAATAGCCAGCTACTCAGCACGGGTGATTAAAGTTGTCCCTACCCTTGACTGAAGAGTCAAAGATAGTAAAAAAGTTTCCGGGTGTGTTAAATGAACTTCAAACCTATGCGACCAATTTCAGTGAGAACTAGCTTGTTAGCAACCGTTATAGCGATCGCTTCTCTGAGTGGAATCCTTACAGCCTGTTCTACTGCCTCCCAAAACCAAGTTCAAGCTCCAAACACTCCCCCTGCAAGCACTGCTAGTAGCAAGCAGGACAAGGGGCAAAGCACTGGTATGGAGCATGGCAGCGGCATGAATCATAGCATGGCAATGAATTTAGGCTCTGCTGATGCTGAATACGATCTGCGATTCATCGATGCCATGACCCCACACCATCAAGGGGCAGTAACGATGGCAAAGGAAGCGCAGCAGAAGTCTCAACGCCCTGAAATTAAAAAGCTAGCAGACGACATTATCAAAGCTCAAAACAAAGAGATTAATCAGTTGAAACAGTGGCGCAAAGCATGGTATCCCCAGGCAAGTAGCACCCCAATGATGCACGACGCTCAGATGGGTAAGATGATGCCGATGTCTCAAAAGCAGATGAAGGGCATGATGATGGACATGAACTTAGGAGTGGCTGATGCTGAGTTCGATCTGCGCTTTATCAATGCAATGATTCCGCACCATGAAGGCGCAATAATGATGGCTCAAGATGCGCCCAGTAAGTCTAAACGTCCGGAAATCAAGCGACTAGCTCAAGATATTATCACTTCACAAAAGGCAGA includes:
- a CDS encoding pentapeptide repeat-containing protein, translated to MDANELLRRYAAGERDFSGANLIGANLERANLVGANFSGTYLATANLSRACLTGANLSRAFLHRADLRFAKINEAILTEADLTKANLKGAYLVKSLLTGTRLSGAILSGVNLRLANLQGVNLCGADLRGINLRSANLVNANLNWANLSEARLSGALLRGASLNGVNLSRALLNGVNLNSVDLDGVNLSESKLSGANLSGANLSAANLSNAQLRVSLLARSNLHAANLTGATLAKADLCEANLTKADLSYADLSEADLTGAKLNVARLSEADLTKASLRGAYLWGANLNVAQLRGADFSGASLCGAYIEGADWQEAILRGATMPDGTLHE
- a CDS encoding DUF4079 domain-containing protein, with the protein product MELKDFLALIHPALAVVVVFPLIGMVVNFAWQTRQRRLQTAGKDKSKIPPSVGLEHVKLGRWLTGSVVGLTLVGLAYPIFEHILSDRIWSKAPLQVAFIALMFLDTIASLILLNVAKKKLWRGIFATLTGAGLVILGCQDGVFRRTNEWYWSHYYIGITAALLMIFALAIQQDIYQDKSNRWRTLHIILNSFAVLLFVGQGLTGTRDLLDIPLSWQKPYIYTCDFNNKTCPTPAPALGARG
- a CDS encoding DM13 domain-containing protein is translated as MKLKYLAMLGAGVILSVGLATEVSSNQGSIALAQRSAEMSVQSGTFMNGEHPTQGIARIIVENGKRYLVLGNTFKTNNGPDLYVILHRSDAPPISGIRRQDYVSIGRLQKVSGMQRYAIPANVNLTNFRSVAIWCRRFNATFGYAALGG
- a CDS encoding DUF305 domain-containing protein — translated: MNFKPMRPISVRTSLLATVIAIASLSGILTACSTASQNQVQAPNTPPASTASSKQDKGQSTGMEHGSGMNHSMAMNLGSADAEYDLRFIDAMTPHHQGAVTMAKEAQQKSQRPEIKKLADDIIKAQNKEINQLKQWRKAWYPQASSTPMMHDAQMGKMMPMSQKQMKGMMMDMNLGVADAEFDLRFINAMIPHHEGAIMMAQDAPSKSKRPEIKRLAQDIITSQKAEIEQMKQWRQAWYKK